In the genome of Drosophila subpulchrella strain 33 F10 #4 breed RU33 chromosome 2L, RU_Dsub_v1.1 Primary Assembly, whole genome shotgun sequence, one region contains:
- the LOC119546682 gene encoding very-long-chain (3R)-3-hydroxyacyl-CoA dehydratase: protein MANLSPLVYWSQTKQTLLLKVDLKDAKGAIADFSPVSVNFSANGHGARGVNAYKFELHFYAKINDENATFVVSDNKIELQIRKLEPEWWPRLVATPQKPHWLKVDFDRWRTEDDAEVEEKPRDVRRDYEKEYAELQKRELGYIKEKTKKVYMIFYNLAMFVGYLYIMVVMGVLYYRDGPDSIAKTYANVGNAYKFIQLLQYLEVMHPMFGYTKGSAMVPFFQVSGRNFILFLMIDMEPRMHAKPVVFYVFVIWSLVELVRYPFYLAQLLGREVGLLTWLRYTIWIPLYPMGILCEGIIVLRNIPYIDETKRFTVEMPNQWNITFDMVLFLKIYLLLLILPGSYLVMSHMAKLRSKKLGKGRAKRMQHLHAD, encoded by the exons ATGGCAAACCTCAGCCCACTGGTCTACTGGTCGCAGACCAAGCAGACATTGTTACTGAAAGTCGACCTCAAGGATGCCAAG GGCGCTATTGCGGACTTTTCGCCGGTTTCGGTGAACTTCAGTGCCAATGGCCACGGAGCTCGTGGCGTGAATGCCTACAAGTTCGAGCTGCACTTCTACGCCAAGATCAACGATGAGAACGCCACCTTCGTGGTCAGCGACAACAAGATCGAGCTGCAGATCCGGAAACTGGAGCCGGAGTGGTGGCCCCGTCTGGTGGCCACTCCCCAGAAGCCCCACTGGCTGAAGGTCGACTTCGACCGCTGGCGCACCGAGGACGACGCCGAGGTGGAGGAGAAGCCCCGCGATGTGCGCCGGGACTACGAAAAGGAGTACGCCGAGCTCCAGAAGCGCGAGCTGGGCTACATCAAGG AGAAAACCAAGAAGGTGTACATGATCTTTTACAACCTGGCCATGTTCGTGGGCTACCTATACATCATGGTCGTTATGGGAGTGCTGTACTACCGCGATGGCCCTGATAGCATTGCCAAAACCTACGCCAATGTGGGCAATGCATATAAGTTTATACAACTGCTGCAATATTTGGAGGTGATGCACCCCATGTTCGGCTACACAAAGGGCAGTGCGATGGTGCCCTTTTTCCAGGTCTCAGGGCGGAACTTTATTCTGTTCCTTATGATCGACATGGAGCCACGCATGCACGCCAAGCCCGTGGTGTTCTACGTTTTCGTAATCTGGTCTTTGGTCGAATTGGTTCG ATATCCCTTCTACTTGGCTCAATTGCTCGGCCGGGAAGTGGGCCTGCTCACTTGGCTGAGATACACTATCTGGATACCGCTTTACCCCATGGGCATCCTGTGCGAGGGCATCATCGTACTACGCAATATTCCCTACATCGATGAGACGAAACGGTTTACCGTGGAAATGCCCAACCAATGGAACATCACCTTCGACATGGTTCTCTTTCTGAAAATATACCTCCTACTTCTGATCCTGCCGGGCAGCTACTTGGTCATGTCGCACATGGCCAAGCTGAGGTCCAAAAAGCTCGGAAAGGGACGCGCTAAGCGCATGCAGCACCTTCACGCCGACTAG
- the LOC119546680 gene encoding protein toll produces the protein MLSHLPVVWLFLGLSVVQHDGAAGQIIPLPTFCMGHSPQCNCAAEANVVRFHCPDEYAMLLEVSGPGASLYMSYYATAETLHWLPRFNISDLVKIEFDAYTFWPETFLGDLLKTIGVQKVETILFRDRTMETVATRDVSNAADGYMESTQPGNITSWHFGAVPGLKKFKFYSNVKELQETIFHGFDSVTDLLLNVNVTTLPGNMLTTVNGTLKTLTIESPGMVSFGSPLLRELQQLCNLSLVLLDPFRVRDKELQPHFFGSMVNLVEVRLASYTSNVNQSMFKGSSKLHLIKMNGNDDLTELPGEIFLDQVNLLTLDLSCNAISTLHDDVFKGLGNLTSLDLSKNRLTNLSSTIFAPLSSLTFLRLNKNSLTSMSPSVFQDVVSLNFIEMVYTQFYGATLLMGYEAVVCTNDESCQYKSAEWQCDYRCICWVQREINSLIVDCRGTNLGELPDLPHTTMVSTILKVDNNSLTQLPTAGDHRGYANVSKLFLADNNLTTLGSGDQLPQNLTHLDVTGNQIQSISEEFVAFLQQANNTMTLSLSGNPISCDCDALALLFFVRTNPQRVQDIGEVMCTKQKKSLQRMEAFELCPSYVLLISCVIGGLVIIICLITVFYLMFQQELKIWLYNNNLCLWWVSEEELDKDKTYDAFISYSHKDEELISKLLPKLESGPHPFRICLHDRDWLVGDCIPEQIVRTVDDSKRVIIVLSQHFIDSVWARMEFRIAYQATLQDKRKRIIIILYRELENMNGIDSELRAYLKLNTYLKWGDPLFWSKLCYAMPHNRRVLKGQKKHAGPLI, from the exons ATGTTAAGCCATTTGCCGGTAGTGTGGCTTTTTCTTGGCCTGTCGGTGGTGCAGCACGATGGTGCCGCGGGTCAGATTATCCCACTGCCCACTTTTTGTATGGGCCATAGCCCGCAGTGCAACTGTGCCGCCGAGGCGAATGTGGTGCGGTTCCACTGTCCGGATGAGTACGCCATGCTCCTGGAGGTCTCCGGGCCGGGGGCTTCACTGTACATGAGCTACTATGCCACGGCCGAGACCTTGCATTGGCTGCCCCGCTTCAATATCAGCGATCTGGTGAAGATCGAGTTCGATGCCTACACCTTCTGGCCGGAGACATTCCTGGGCGATCTGCTGAAGACCATAGGGGTGCAGAAAGTGGAGACCATTCTCTTTCGGGATCGCACTATGGAAACGGTGGCCACCCGGGATGTGTCCAACGCGGCGGATGGATATATGGAATCCACGCAGCCGGGCAACATCACATCCTGGCACTTTGGCGCTGTGCCTGGCCTGAAGAAGTTTAAGTTCTACAGCAATGTGAAGGAGCTGCAGGAGACGATATTCCATGGATTTGATAGCGTAACGGATCTGCTGCTCAACGTGAATGTGACCACGCTGCCGGGCAATATGCTGACCACGGTCAATGGAACCCTGAAAACCCTGACCATCGAGAGTCCGGGCATGGTCTCCTTTGGGAGTCCCCTGCTCCGTGAGCTCCAGCAATTGTGCAACTTGAGTCTCGTCCTGTTGGATCCGTTCCGCGTTCGCGATAAGGAGTTGCAACCGCATTTCTTTGGCTCCATGGTTAACCTCGTTGAGGTGCGATTGGCGTCTTATACGAGCAATGTAAACCAGAGCATGTTCAAGGGCTCCAGCAAGTTGCATTTGATCAAGATGAACGGGAATGATGATCTCACGGAGCTTCCTGGCGAGATATTCCTGGATCAGGTCAATCTGCTGACCCTCGATCTCTCCTGCAATGCGATCAGCACTTTGCATGACGACGTCTTCAAAGGCCTGGGCAATTTAACCAGTTTGGATCTATCCAAAAATAGACTGACTAATTTATCCAG CACCATTTTCGCCCCGCTGTCCTCGCTGACTTTCTTGCGTCTGAACAAGAACTCCCTGACCTCGATGTCGCCGAGTGTGTTCCAGGATGTGGTCAGTTTGAACTTCATTGAGATGGTGTACACCCAGTTCTACGGGGCCACGCTCCTGATGGGCTACGAGGCGGTGGTTTGCACCAACGACGAGTCCTGTCAGTACAAATCGGCGGAGTGGCAGTGCGACTATCGCTGCATCTGCTGGGTGCAGCGGGAGATAAACAGCCTGATCGTGGATTGCCGTGGAACCAATTTGGGGGAACTGCCAGACCTGCCACACACCACAATGGTGAGCACGATCCTCAAGGTGGACAACAATAGCCTCACCCAACTGCCCACCGCCGGCGATCACAGGGGCTATGCCAATGTGAGTAAACTCTTCTTGGCGGATAACAATCTAACCACCCTGGGATCGGGGGACCAGCTGCCCCAGAATCTGACCCACCTGGATGTGACAGGCAATCAGATTCAGTCCATAAGCGAGGAGTTCGTGGCGTTCCTGCAGCAGGCGAACAATACGATGACCCTATCGCTCTCGGGTAACCCCATATCCTGTGATTGTGATGCCCTGGCGCTCTTGTTCTTCGTTCGTACCAATCCCCAGCGCGTCCAGGATATCGGGGAGGTGATGTGCACCAAGCAGAAGAAGTCCCTCCAGCGGATGGAGGCCTTCGAGCTGTGTCCCTCCTATGTCCTGCTgatcagctgcgtgattggCGGCCTGGTGATCATCATCTGCCTGATCACCGTCTTCTACCTGATGTTCCAGCAGGAGCTGAAGATCTGGCTGTACAATAATAATCTGTGCCTTTGGTGGGTCTCCGAGGAGGAGTTGGACAAGGACAAGACCTACGACGCCTTCATCTCGTACTCGCACAAGGACGAGGAGCTGATCAGCAAGCTTTTGCCAAAGCTGGAGAGTGGTCCGCATCCATTCCGGATATGTTTGCACGATCGCGATTGGCTGGTGGGCGATTGTATTCCGGAGCAGATCGTGCGCACTGTGGATGACTCGAAAAGAGTGATCATTGTGTTGTCGCAGCACTTCATCGATTCGGTGTGGGCCCGCATGGAGTTCCGGATCGCCTACCAGGCCACTTTGCAGGACAAACGCAAGCGGATCATCATCATTCTCTACCGGGAACTGGAGAACATGAATGGCATCGATAGCGAATTGCGGGCCTACCTCAAGCTGAACACCTACCTCAAGTGGGGAGATCCGCTGTTCTGGAGCAAGTTGTGCTATGCCATGCCTCACAATCGGAGGGTTCTGAAGGGCCAGAAGAAGCATGCGGGTCCCCTCATCTGA